One window of the Klebsiella oxytoca genome contains the following:
- the kdpB gene encoding potassium-transporting ATPase subunit KdpB, with protein sequence MSRKSLALLEPTLVRQALLDAVKKLSPAVQWHNPVMFIVWIGSLLTTLLAVAMASGQVAGSAGFTAAISFWLWFTVLFANFAEAMAEGRSKAQANSLKGVKKTSFARKLRAPQHDAQIDHVPAEELRKGDVVLVEAGDIIPCDGEVIEGGASVDESAITGESAPVIRESGGDFASVTGGTRILSDWLVIRCSVNPGETFLDRMIAMVEGAQRRKTPNEIALTILLIALTLVFLLATATIWPFSAWSGNAVSVTVLVALLVCLIPTTIGGLLSAIGVAGMSRMLGANVIATSGRAVEAAGDVDVLLLDKTGTITLGNRQASAFLPAQGVEEKTLADAAQLSSLADETPEGRSIVVLAKQRFNLRERDLQSLHATFVPFTAQTRMSGINIDQRMIRKGSVDAIRRHVEANGGHFPADVEKQVEEVARLGATPLVVAEGERVLGIISLKDIVKGGIKERFAQLRKMGIKTVMITGDNRLTAAAIAAEAGVDDFLAEATPEAKLALIRQYQSEGRLVAMTGDGTNDAPALAQADVAVAMNSGTQAAKEAGNMVDLDSNPTKLIEVVHIGKQMLMTRGSLTTFSIANDVAKYFAIIPAAFAAVYPPLAMLNVMHLHSPSSAILSAVIFNALIIIFLIPLALKGVSYKPLTASAMLRRNLWVYGLGGLLVPFIGIKAIDLLLTLSGLL encoded by the coding sequence ATGAGTCGCAAATCATTAGCCCTGCTGGAGCCGACGCTGGTGCGCCAGGCGCTGCTGGATGCCGTGAAAAAACTGAGCCCTGCCGTGCAGTGGCATAACCCGGTAATGTTTATCGTCTGGATTGGCAGCCTGCTGACCACCCTGCTGGCCGTCGCCATGGCAAGCGGGCAGGTAGCCGGCAGCGCCGGGTTTACCGCGGCCATTAGTTTCTGGCTGTGGTTCACCGTATTGTTCGCCAACTTCGCCGAGGCGATGGCCGAGGGCCGCAGCAAAGCGCAGGCCAACAGCCTTAAAGGGGTTAAAAAGACCTCATTCGCCCGTAAGCTGCGCGCGCCGCAGCACGATGCGCAAATTGATCACGTGCCCGCCGAGGAACTGCGTAAAGGCGACGTGGTGCTGGTCGAAGCGGGGGATATTATTCCCTGCGACGGCGAAGTGATCGAAGGCGGCGCGTCGGTGGATGAGAGCGCCATTACCGGCGAATCCGCGCCGGTTATCCGCGAATCCGGCGGCGACTTCGCGTCGGTAACCGGCGGGACGCGTATTCTGTCTGACTGGCTGGTGATCCGCTGCAGCGTCAACCCCGGCGAAACCTTCCTCGACCGGATGATCGCTATGGTTGAAGGCGCCCAGCGCCGTAAGACGCCGAACGAAATCGCCCTGACCATCCTGCTGATCGCCCTGACCCTGGTATTCCTGCTGGCCACCGCCACCATCTGGCCCTTCTCCGCCTGGAGCGGTAACGCGGTCAGCGTAACGGTACTGGTGGCGCTGCTGGTGTGCCTGATCCCCACGACGATCGGCGGCCTGCTGTCGGCCATCGGCGTCGCCGGCATGAGCCGCATGCTCGGTGCGAACGTGATCGCCACCAGCGGCCGCGCGGTGGAGGCGGCTGGGGATGTCGACGTCCTGCTGCTGGACAAAACCGGCACCATTACCCTCGGCAACCGCCAGGCGTCGGCATTCCTGCCTGCGCAGGGCGTGGAAGAAAAAACGCTCGCCGATGCCGCCCAGCTTTCGTCGCTGGCCGATGAAACGCCGGAAGGTCGCAGCATCGTGGTGCTGGCAAAACAGCGCTTTAACCTGCGCGAGCGCGATCTGCAATCCCTGCATGCCACCTTTGTGCCGTTTACCGCCCAGACCCGAATGAGCGGCATCAACATCGACCAGCGGATGATCCGCAAAGGTTCTGTGGATGCCATTCGCCGCCACGTGGAGGCCAACGGCGGCCATTTCCCGGCCGATGTCGAGAAGCAGGTAGAAGAAGTGGCGCGTCTTGGCGCCACGCCGCTGGTGGTTGCCGAGGGCGAGCGGGTGCTGGGGATTATTTCGCTCAAAGATATCGTCAAGGGCGGTATTAAAGAGCGCTTTGCCCAGCTGCGCAAAATGGGCATTAAAACGGTGATGATCACCGGCGATAACCGCCTGACCGCCGCCGCTATTGCCGCGGAGGCCGGAGTGGATGATTTTCTCGCCGAAGCGACGCCGGAGGCTAAACTGGCGCTGATTCGTCAGTATCAATCCGAAGGACGGCTGGTGGCGATGACCGGCGACGGTACCAACGATGCCCCGGCGCTGGCGCAGGCCGACGTCGCGGTGGCGATGAACTCCGGTACCCAGGCGGCAAAAGAGGCGGGCAACATGGTGGATCTGGACTCTAACCCCACCAAACTGATTGAGGTTGTGCATATCGGTAAACAGATGCTGATGACCCGTGGTTCTTTAACCACCTTCAGCATCGCCAACGACGTGGCGAAGTATTTCGCCATTATTCCGGCCGCCTTTGCCGCCGTCTATCCGCCGCTGGCGATGCTTAACGTGATGCATCTGCACTCGCCCTCTTCGGCGATCCTGAGCGCGGTGATTTTTAACGCGCTGATCATCATCTTCCTGATCCCGCTGGCGCTGAAGGGCGTGAGCTATAAGCCGCTGACGGCCTCGGCGATGCTGCGCCGCAACCTGTGGGTCTACGGCCTGGGCGGCCTGCTGGTGCCGTTTATCGGTATTAAAGCTATCGACCTGTTACTGACCCTGAGCGGACTGCTGTGA
- the kdpA gene encoding potassium-transporting ATPase subunit KdpA, with amino-acid sequence MAAQGFLLIASFLILLMLLARPLGTALATMINDVPLPGLAGIERGLWRAAGIGSQEMNWYQYLFAILLFNALGLAALFALLMLQGSLPLNPQHLPGLSWDLALNTAVSFVSNTNWQAYAGEATMSSLSQMAGLAVQNFLSAATGIAVIFALTRAYARQKVSTLGNAWVDLTRITLWLLLPISLLIALFFIQQGVPQSFAPNQGFTSLEGVRQMLPMGPVASQEAIKMLGTNGGGFFNANSAHPFENPTALTNLVQMLAIFLIPAALCFAFGEVVGDRRQGRAILWAMTLIFIVCVAVVMWAETRGNPHLLSLGADSSLNMEGKESRFGILASSLFAVVTTAASCGAVNAMHDSFTALGGMVPMWLMQIGEVVFGGVGSGLYGMLLFVMLAVFIAGLMIGRTPEYLGKKIDVREMKMIALAILVTPTLVLLGTALAMMTEAGRAGMFNPGPHGFSEVLYAVTSAANNNGSTFGGLSAATPFWNLLLAFCMLVGRFAVIIPVMAIAGSLVTKKIQPAGSGTLATHDALFIGLLIGTVLLVGALTFIPALALGPLAEHFSLL; translated from the coding sequence ATGGCCGCTCAAGGATTTTTACTCATTGCCAGCTTCCTGATACTGCTGATGCTCCTGGCTCGTCCGCTGGGCACGGCGCTGGCGACCATGATCAACGATGTTCCACTACCGGGACTGGCCGGTATCGAACGCGGTTTATGGCGGGCGGCGGGCATTGGTTCGCAGGAGATGAACTGGTATCAATATTTATTCGCTATCCTGCTGTTTAACGCGCTGGGCCTGGCGGCGCTTTTTGCGCTACTGATGCTCCAGGGTTCCCTGCCGCTCAATCCTCAGCACCTGCCCGGACTTTCATGGGATCTGGCGCTGAATACGGCGGTGAGCTTCGTCAGCAATACCAACTGGCAGGCCTATGCCGGTGAAGCCACCATGAGCAGCCTTAGCCAGATGGCCGGACTGGCGGTGCAAAACTTCCTTTCCGCCGCCACCGGCATCGCGGTGATCTTTGCCCTTACCCGCGCTTACGCCCGGCAGAAGGTCAGCACCCTGGGTAACGCCTGGGTCGATCTGACCCGCATCACCCTCTGGCTGCTGCTGCCCATTTCGCTGCTGATTGCGCTGTTCTTTATTCAGCAGGGCGTACCGCAGAGTTTTGCGCCTAATCAGGGTTTTACCTCGCTTGAAGGGGTACGCCAGATGCTGCCAATGGGGCCAGTGGCTTCGCAGGAAGCGATAAAAATGCTGGGTACCAACGGCGGCGGCTTCTTTAACGCTAACTCGGCGCATCCGTTTGAAAACCCCACTGCGCTGACCAATCTGGTACAGATGCTGGCGATCTTTCTGATCCCGGCGGCGCTGTGCTTCGCCTTCGGTGAGGTAGTAGGCGACCGCCGTCAGGGACGGGCAATCCTGTGGGCAATGACGCTTATCTTTATCGTCTGCGTGGCGGTAGTCATGTGGGCGGAAACCCGCGGCAACCCGCATCTGCTGAGCCTTGGCGCCGACAGCAGTCTGAACATGGAAGGAAAAGAGAGCCGGTTCGGCATTCTTGCCAGCAGCCTGTTTGCCGTGGTCACTACCGCCGCGTCATGCGGGGCGGTCAACGCGATGCATGACTCCTTTACCGCGCTGGGCGGCATGGTGCCGATGTGGCTGATGCAGATAGGCGAAGTGGTCTTCGGCGGCGTCGGTTCAGGCCTGTACGGCATGCTGCTGTTCGTGATGCTGGCGGTATTTATCGCCGGGCTGATGATTGGCCGCACCCCGGAATACCTCGGTAAGAAAATCGACGTCCGCGAAATGAAAATGATTGCGCTGGCTATTCTCGTCACCCCGACGCTGGTACTGCTCGGCACGGCGCTGGCGATGATGACCGAGGCAGGACGCGCGGGAATGTTCAACCCTGGCCCACACGGCTTCAGCGAAGTGCTGTACGCCGTCACCTCAGCGGCCAATAACAACGGCAGCACCTTTGGCGGCCTGAGCGCGGCGACGCCGTTCTGGAACCTGCTGCTGGCGTTTTGCATGCTGGTCGGCCGCTTCGCGGTGATTATTCCGGTCATGGCTATCGCCGGTTCGCTGGTGACCAAGAAAATTCAGCCCGCCGGTAGCGGCACGCTCGCCACCCATGATGCGCTGTTTATCGGCCTGCTGATCGGCACCGTGCTGCTGGTCGGCGCCCTGACCTTTATTCCCGCGCTGGCGCTCGGCCCGCTGGCGGAACACTTTTCCTTACTTTAA
- the kdpF gene encoding K(+)-transporting ATPase subunit F, with protein MTAGVIAGVALVFLLLVYLVYALIHAEAF; from the coding sequence GTGACTGCAGGCGTAATCGCTGGCGTAGCGCTGGTGTTCCTGTTGCTGGTTTATCTGGTCTATGCCCTGATACACGCGGAGGCATTCTGA
- a CDS encoding DUF2517 family protein: MALYKTYPAHIIFARRAFAVAAGVLALPVMLFWKDRARFYSWLHRVWSKTSDQPVWMAQAEKASADFY; encoded by the coding sequence ATGGCGTTGTACAAAACTTATCCTGCTCATATCATCTTTGCGCGTCGCGCTTTCGCCGTGGCCGCTGGCGTGCTGGCCCTTCCGGTGATGCTGTTCTGGAAAGATCGCGCGCGTTTTTACAGCTGGCTGCACCGTGTGTGGTCAAAAACCAGCGACCAGCCGGTATGGATGGCGCAGGCGGAAAAGGCCTCCGCAGATTTTTATTAA
- the phrB gene encoding deoxyribodipyrimidine photo-lyase yields MATHLVWFRADLRMHDNLALAAACRDPHAEVLGLFIATPAQWRQHGMAPRQAAFMVSHLHSLQAALAEKGIPLHVEHAEDFAASVKRLTSFCERQQVTHLFYNYQYEINERQRDAAVEKALAAVVCQGFDDSVLLPPGSVLTGSREMYKVFTPFKNAFIRRLQEALPECVAAPRVRAGGPIDSVAEVKIDYPQTPFDTKLFAADEKSAIARLRGFCQQKAAEYEQQRDFPAIEGTSRLSPCLAVGALSPRQCLHRLLVEQPRALEGEAGAVWLNELIWREFYRHLMVYYPNLCKGRPFIAWTDKVAWLDDTSLLQAWQRGETGFPIVDAAMRQLNTTGWMHNRLRMIVASFLVKDLRIDWRLGERYFIEQLIDGDLAANNGGWQWAASTGTDAAPYFRIFNPTTQGERFDKAGQFIRQWLPELATVPEKALHQPWQWADKQGLTLNYPRPIVDHKQARLETLAVWEAARELKAPSPDDEP; encoded by the coding sequence ATGGCCACCCATCTGGTCTGGTTTCGCGCGGATTTGCGCATGCACGATAACCTAGCGCTTGCTGCTGCCTGTCGCGATCCCCATGCCGAGGTGCTGGGGTTATTTATTGCCACGCCAGCGCAATGGCGCCAGCACGGGATGGCACCGCGTCAGGCGGCGTTTATGGTCAGCCACCTTCATAGCCTGCAGGCGGCGCTGGCAGAAAAGGGGATCCCGCTGCACGTTGAGCATGCGGAAGATTTCGCTGCCAGCGTTAAGCGACTGACCAGCTTCTGCGAGCGACAGCAGGTCACTCATCTGTTTTACAACTATCAGTACGAAATTAACGAACGCCAGCGCGATGCGGCAGTGGAGAAAGCTTTAGCAGCAGTCGTCTGTCAGGGTTTTGATGACAGCGTGCTGCTGCCGCCCGGCAGCGTGCTGACCGGCAGCCGCGAAATGTATAAGGTATTTACGCCGTTTAAAAATGCTTTTATTCGGCGTCTACAGGAAGCGCTGCCTGAGTGCGTCGCCGCGCCCAGGGTTCGCGCCGGTGGGCCAATAGATTCTGTAGCTGAAGTAAAAATTGATTATCCCCAGACGCCATTTGATACAAAACTGTTTGCCGCTGATGAAAAAAGCGCTATCGCCCGGCTTCGCGGCTTTTGCCAGCAAAAGGCCGCCGAATATGAACAGCAGCGCGATTTTCCGGCCATTGAGGGGACCAGTCGGCTGTCGCCGTGCCTGGCGGTAGGCGCGCTTTCACCGCGTCAGTGCCTGCATCGCCTGCTGGTGGAGCAGCCGCGAGCGCTGGAGGGGGAAGCGGGGGCGGTTTGGCTCAACGAACTTATCTGGCGTGAGTTTTATCGCCATCTGATGGTTTACTACCCGAATTTGTGTAAAGGACGACCTTTTATCGCCTGGACCGATAAGGTGGCGTGGCTGGATGATACATCCCTGCTTCAGGCCTGGCAGCGCGGGGAAACCGGCTTCCCGATTGTTGACGCCGCCATGCGTCAGCTCAACACCACCGGCTGGATGCACAATCGCCTGCGGATGATTGTCGCCAGTTTCCTGGTGAAAGACCTGCGTATCGACTGGCGGCTGGGGGAGCGCTACTTTATCGAACAGCTTATTGATGGCGATCTGGCGGCGAATAACGGCGGCTGGCAGTGGGCGGCGTCAACCGGTACCGATGCCGCGCCCTATTTTCGTATTTTTAACCCGACGACCCAGGGAGAGCGCTTTGATAAAGCGGGACAGTTTATTCGTCAATGGTTGCCGGAGCTGGCTACCGTGCCTGAAAAAGCGCTGCATCAACCGTGGCAGTGGGCGGATAAACAGGGCTTAACGCTGAATTATCCGCGCCCGATTGTCGATCACAAGCAGGCGCGGCTGGAGACGCTGGCGGTCTGGGAAGCCGCCAGAGAACTTAAGGCTCCATCGCCAGACGACGAGCCCTGA
- the dtpD gene encoding dipeptide permease DtpD produces the protein MNTQSSQPRAIYYVVALQIWEYFSFYGMRALLILYLTNQLKYDDNHAYALFSAYCSLVYVTPILGGFLADKLLGNRMAVMLGALLMAIGHLVLGASEIAPTFLYLSLAIIVCGYGLFKSNVSCLLGELYEPTDPRRDGGFSLMYAAGNVGSIVAPIACGYVQQEYSWAMGFALAAVGMIAGLVIFLSGNRHFRHTRNVNREALRARNFVLPNWGWLLVLLITAPLLIAVLFWQEWSVYALIVATVIGLAVLARIYLRAETARQRKELRLIIVLTCFSLLFWAFAQQGGSSISLYIDRFVNRHFMGYEIPTAMFQSVNAFAVMLCGVVLAWLVKENINGNRTVRIWGKFALGLGLMSAGFCILTLSARWSAAFGQSSMPLMVLGLAVMGFAELFIDPVAMSQITRIEIPGVTGVLTGIYMLLSGAIANYLAGVIADQTSQGSFDAAGAVNYSINAYIEVFSQITWGALACVGLVLAIWLYHSVKIRARRLAMEP, from the coding sequence ATGAACACACAATCTTCACAGCCGCGGGCGATTTATTACGTCGTCGCGCTGCAAATCTGGGAATACTTCAGTTTTTACGGCATGCGCGCGCTGCTGATCCTCTATCTCACCAATCAGCTGAAGTATGACGATAATCATGCTTATGCGCTGTTCAGCGCCTATTGCTCACTGGTCTACGTCACGCCGATTCTCGGCGGCTTTCTCGCCGATAAGCTGCTGGGCAACCGCATGGCGGTGATGCTCGGCGCGCTGTTGATGGCCATCGGCCATCTGGTGCTCGGCGCCAGCGAAATCGCCCCCACCTTCCTCTACCTGTCGCTGGCGATTATTGTCTGCGGCTACGGGCTGTTTAAATCCAACGTCAGCTGTCTGCTCGGTGAACTGTATGAACCCACAGACCCGCGTCGCGATGGCGGTTTTTCGCTGATGTACGCGGCGGGCAACGTCGGATCTATCGTGGCGCCAATCGCCTGCGGCTACGTGCAGCAAGAGTACAGCTGGGCGATGGGCTTCGCGCTGGCGGCAGTGGGGATGATTGCCGGGCTGGTCATATTTCTCAGCGGTAACCGCCACTTCCGCCACACGCGGAACGTCAATCGCGAAGCGCTGCGGGCACGAAATTTTGTCTTACCGAACTGGGGCTGGCTGCTGGTTCTGCTTATCACCGCGCCGCTGCTGATCGCCGTGCTGTTCTGGCAGGAGTGGTCGGTATATGCGCTGATTGTGGCGACGGTAATTGGTCTGGCGGTACTGGCGCGGATCTACCTGAGGGCTGAGACCGCCAGGCAGCGTAAAGAGCTACGTCTGATTATAGTGCTCACCTGCTTCAGCCTGCTGTTCTGGGCTTTTGCGCAGCAGGGCGGCAGCTCCATCAGCCTGTACATCGACCGTTTTGTTAACCGTCATTTTATGGGCTACGAGATACCGACCGCGATGTTCCAGTCGGTCAACGCCTTTGCGGTGATGCTCTGCGGGGTCGTGCTGGCGTGGCTGGTGAAAGAGAATATCAACGGCAACCGTACCGTGCGTATCTGGGGCAAGTTCGCGCTGGGCCTCGGCCTGATGAGCGCCGGGTTCTGTATCCTGACCCTCAGCGCACGCTGGTCGGCGGCTTTCGGGCAATCTTCAATGCCGCTGATGGTGCTGGGGCTGGCGGTGATGGGCTTCGCCGAGCTGTTTATCGACCCGGTGGCGATGTCGCAGATTACCCGTATCGAGATCCCTGGCGTGACCGGCGTACTGACCGGCATCTATATGCTGCTCTCCGGGGCTATCGCCAATTACCTGGCGGGCGTGATTGCCGACCAGACCTCGCAGGGGTCGTTTGACGCCGCCGGAGCCGTCAACTACTCGATTAATGCCTACATTGAGGTATTCAGCCAGATAACCTGGGGCGCGCTGGCCTGCGTCGGCCTGGTGCTGGCTATCTGGCTGTATCACTCGGTTAAAATCAGGGCTCGTCGTCTGGCGATGGAGCCTTAA
- the ybgI gene encoding radiation resistance protein YbgI, giving the protein MKNSELEQLINEKLNSAAISDYAPNGLQVEGRETVQKIVTGVTASQALLDEAVRLQADAVIVHHGYFWKGESPIIRGMKRNRLKTLLANDINLYGWHLPLDAHPELGNNAQLAALLGVNVMGEIEPLVPWGELSMAVSGLELASWIEARLGRKPLWCGDTGPERVSRVAWCTGGGQSFIDSAARFGVDAFITGEVSEQTIHSAREQGLHFYAAGHHATERGGIRALSEWLTENTELEVTFIDIPNPA; this is encoded by the coding sequence ATGAAAAATAGTGAACTGGAACAACTGATTAATGAAAAACTCAATAGCGCGGCCATCAGTGATTACGCCCCAAATGGCCTGCAGGTGGAAGGGCGCGAGACGGTACAAAAAATCGTCACCGGCGTGACCGCCAGCCAGGCGTTGCTCGATGAAGCCGTCCGTCTGCAGGCGGACGCGGTGATCGTCCACCATGGCTACTTCTGGAAAGGGGAATCACCAATTATTCGCGGCATGAAGCGCAACCGTCTCAAGACGCTGCTGGCTAACGACATCAACCTCTACGGCTGGCACCTGCCGCTCGACGCGCATCCTGAACTGGGTAATAACGCCCAGCTGGCAGCGCTGCTCGGCGTCAACGTGATGGGCGAAATTGAGCCGCTGGTGCCGTGGGGAGAACTGTCAATGGCGGTATCGGGGCTGGAGCTGGCTTCGTGGATTGAAGCGCGGTTGGGGCGTAAACCGTTGTGGTGCGGCGACACCGGGCCGGAGAGGGTGTCCCGCGTGGCGTGGTGTACCGGCGGCGGCCAGAGCTTTATTGATAGCGCGGCCCGCTTTGGCGTCGATGCGTTTATTACCGGCGAAGTTTCAGAGCAGACCATTCATTCGGCGCGCGAGCAGGGGCTGCATTTCTATGCCGCGGGCCACCATGCCACCGAGCGCGGCGGAATTCGCGCGTTAAGCGAATGGCTAACGGAAAATACCGAACTGGAAGTCACCTTTATTGATATCCCGAACCCGGCTTGA
- the pxpB gene encoding 5-oxoprolinase subunit PxpB — MQRARCYLLGETAVVLELEPPVTLESQKRIWRLAQRLVGHTEVVEAVPGMNNITVILRNPQQTAWDAIERLQIWWEECDTLEPESREISVPVVYGGEGGPDLGEVARHSGLSEKQVVELHSSVEYVVWFLGFQPGFPYFGGLPEKLAMPRRAEPRLLVPAGSVGIGGAQTGIYPLATPGGWQLLGRTPLALFDPKRKEPVLLRSGDRVRFVPQKEGVC, encoded by the coding sequence GTGCAGCGAGCGCGTTGTTATTTGTTAGGTGAAACGGCAGTCGTGCTGGAGCTTGAGCCTCCGGTAACGCTGGAAAGCCAGAAACGGATCTGGCGGTTAGCCCAGCGGCTGGTTGGTCATACCGAAGTGGTGGAAGCCGTACCGGGGATGAACAATATTACCGTGATATTGCGCAACCCACAGCAGACCGCATGGGATGCGATTGAGCGCCTGCAAATCTGGTGGGAGGAGTGCGATACGCTCGAGCCGGAATCGCGGGAGATTTCGGTCCCGGTGGTGTACGGCGGCGAGGGCGGTCCCGATCTGGGGGAGGTTGCCCGCCACAGCGGACTGAGCGAAAAGCAGGTGGTTGAACTGCACTCATCGGTGGAGTACGTGGTGTGGTTCCTCGGCTTCCAGCCGGGATTCCCGTATTTTGGCGGCCTGCCGGAAAAGCTGGCGATGCCGCGACGGGCGGAACCGCGCCTGCTGGTACCGGCGGGTTCGGTAGGGATTGGCGGCGCGCAAACCGGGATCTACCCGCTGGCGACGCCGGGCGGGTGGCAGCTATTGGGTCGTACGCCGCTGGCGCTATTTGATCCGAAGCGCAAGGAACCCGTGCTGCTGCGTTCCGGCGACAGAGTACGCTTCGTGCCGCAAAAGGAGGGCGTATGTTAA
- the pxpC gene encoding 5-oxoprolinase subunit PxpC, translating into MLKIIRAGMYTSVQDGGREGLRQLGISRCGAMDKPALVTANLLVGNGANAAALEITLGQVDIQFERSGWFALTGAACEAKLDGEPVWVGWRMAVKAGQHLVLRNPQHGVRSYLAVAGGIAVPKVLGSRSTDLKVGIGGLEGRRLQDGDRLKLGKVDKQFSGPRGVKQLPVGNRIRALPGPEYHEFDSVSQDAFWRSPWQLSPQSNRMGYRLQGQPLKRTTDREMLSHGLLPGVVQVPHNGQPIVLMNDAQTTGGYPRIATIIEADMYQLAQIPLGQPIHFVPCSLEEALKARTDRERYFEQLAWRLNDED; encoded by the coding sequence ATGTTAAAGATCATTCGCGCCGGGATGTATACCTCGGTGCAGGACGGCGGGCGTGAAGGGCTGCGTCAGCTGGGCATCAGTCGCTGCGGCGCCATGGATAAGCCGGCGCTGGTGACCGCCAATCTGCTGGTTGGCAACGGGGCTAACGCTGCGGCGCTGGAGATAACGCTGGGGCAGGTGGATATTCAATTTGAACGCAGCGGCTGGTTTGCGCTGACCGGCGCCGCCTGTGAGGCGAAGTTAGACGGCGAACCCGTGTGGGTGGGCTGGCGTATGGCGGTCAAGGCCGGACAGCATCTGGTGCTCAGGAACCCGCAGCACGGCGTGCGCAGCTATCTGGCAGTCGCCGGGGGCATTGCGGTACCCAAAGTGCTGGGCTCGCGCAGTACCGACCTGAAAGTGGGGATTGGCGGCCTGGAAGGGCGGCGCCTGCAGGATGGCGATCGGTTGAAGCTGGGAAAAGTGGATAAACAGTTCAGCGGGCCACGCGGCGTGAAACAGCTGCCCGTCGGCAACCGCATCCGCGCTTTGCCGGGGCCGGAATATCATGAGTTCGATAGCGTGTCGCAGGACGCTTTCTGGCGCTCGCCGTGGCAGCTTAGCCCGCAGAGCAACCGCATGGGCTATCGTCTGCAGGGGCAGCCGCTGAAGCGGACCACCGATCGCGAGATGCTTTCGCACGGCCTGCTGCCCGGCGTGGTGCAGGTGCCGCATAACGGCCAGCCAATCGTACTGATGAATGACGCGCAGACCACCGGAGGCTATCCGCGCATTGCGACCATCATCGAGGCGGACATGTATCAGCTGGCGCAAATACCGCTGGGTCAGCCGATCCACTTTGTTCCCTGCTCGCTGGAGGAAGCGCTTAAAGCGCGTACTGACAGGGAACGTTATTTTGAACAACTGGCATGGAGACTTAATGATGAAGATTGA
- the pxpA gene encoding 5-oxoprolinase subunit PxpA, with amino-acid sequence MKIDLNADLGEGCANDSALLQLVSSANIACGFHAGDAVMMLQSVREALKNGVAVGAHPSFPDRDNFGRTAMQLPPETVYAQTLYQVGALAAIVRAQGGELQHVKPHGMLYNQAAKDPQLADAIAKAVRDVDADLVLVGLAGSELIRAGQRYQLTTRQEVFADRGYLADGSLVPRTQPGALIESEEQSLAQTLEMVQHSRVRSITGEWAHVVAETVCLHGDGEHALDFARRLRAAFAGRNIQVSAELEE; translated from the coding sequence ATGAAGATTGATTTAAACGCCGACCTGGGTGAAGGATGCGCCAACGATAGCGCGCTGCTGCAGCTGGTCTCTTCCGCCAATATTGCCTGCGGTTTCCATGCCGGGGACGCGGTGATGATGCTGCAGAGCGTTCGCGAAGCGCTGAAAAATGGCGTGGCGGTAGGGGCACATCCGAGCTTCCCCGATCGGGATAATTTTGGTCGCACGGCAATGCAGCTGCCGCCGGAGACGGTTTACGCACAAACGCTGTATCAGGTTGGCGCGCTGGCGGCGATAGTACGCGCGCAGGGCGGCGAGCTGCAGCACGTCAAGCCGCACGGCATGCTCTATAACCAGGCGGCAAAAGATCCGCAGCTGGCCGATGCGATTGCGAAAGCGGTGCGCGATGTTGACGCTGACCTGGTTCTGGTTGGTCTGGCAGGCAGCGAGCTGATTCGCGCCGGGCAACGTTATCAGCTGACCACCCGCCAGGAAGTCTTTGCTGACCGCGGTTATCTGGCGGATGGCAGTCTGGTGCCGCGCACGCAGCCCGGTGCGCTGATTGAAAGCGAAGAACAGTCTCTGGCGCAAACTCTGGAAATGGTGCAGCACAGCCGGGTGCGCAGCATCACCGGCGAATGGGCGCACGTGGTGGCGGAAACCGTCTGCCTGCACGGCGACGGCGAGCACGCGCTGGATTTTGCGCGTCGCCTGCGCGCGGCTTTTGCCGGGCGCAATATTCAGGTGAGTGCGGAACTCGAAGAATAA